In Comamonas sp. lk, the following proteins share a genomic window:
- the secD gene encoding protein translocase subunit SecD, producing MNRYPVWKYAILVIALLVGVLYTLPNFFGEAPAVQVSSGKATVKVDHAVLQKVEAALAAANLKPDALSLEGTSVRARFETPDEQLKAKDVIQKALIPDPSDPAFIVALNLVSRSPEWMAAIGAKPMYLGLDLRGGVHFMLQVDMAAALTKKAESYASDLRTTMRDKNIRHGGISRDGNNIDIRVRDEATQKAASNLITDQFPDLIAVSQPDGTGFKLRASIKPEALRKVQEQALKQNIVTLHNRINELGVAEPVIQQQGLDRIVVQLPGVQDTAKAKDILGRTATLEVRMVDESTEARGAEMGTGPVPFGSEKYLDRNGQAVIVQKQVTLTGENLTDAQPGFDSQTQEPTVNLTLDAKGARIFKDVTRENVGKRMAIILFEKGKGEVVTAPVIRGEIGGGRVQISGRMTTQEANDTSLLLRAGSLAAPMEIIEEYTIGPSLGADNINRGIHSVVWGMVAIAAFMCVYYMLFGVISTISLGVNVLLLLAILSMLQATLTLPGIAAMALALGVAIDSNVLINERIREELRAGASPQAAIHAGYEHAWHTILDSNVTTLIAGLALLAFGSGVVRGFAVVHCIGILTSMFSAVFFSRGLVNLWYGGRKKLKSLSIGQVWKPQGDEHRSVASRGGNN from the coding sequence ATGAACCGATACCCGGTCTGGAAGTACGCGATCCTCGTGATCGCGCTGCTGGTGGGGGTGCTCTACACCCTGCCCAATTTCTTCGGTGAAGCGCCTGCCGTGCAGGTTTCTTCCGGCAAAGCCACCGTCAAGGTGGATCACGCCGTGCTGCAAAAGGTGGAAGCCGCCTTGGCAGCCGCCAACCTCAAGCCCGATGCCCTGTCGCTGGAAGGCACTTCGGTGCGTGCCCGCTTTGAGACGCCCGATGAGCAGCTCAAGGCCAAGGACGTGATCCAGAAGGCCTTGATTCCCGATCCCAGCGATCCCGCCTTTATCGTGGCGCTGAATCTGGTCTCGCGTTCGCCTGAATGGATGGCCGCCATCGGCGCCAAGCCCATGTATCTGGGTCTGGACTTGCGCGGCGGCGTGCACTTCATGCTGCAGGTGGACATGGCCGCGGCCCTGACCAAGAAGGCCGAAAGCTACGCCAGCGACCTGCGCACCACCATGCGCGACAAGAATATTCGCCATGGCGGCATCAGCCGCGATGGCAACAACATCGACATCCGCGTGCGCGACGAAGCCACGCAGAAGGCGGCCAGCAATCTGATCACGGACCAGTTCCCCGATCTGATCGCGGTGTCCCAGCCCGATGGCACAGGTTTCAAGTTGCGCGCCAGCATCAAGCCCGAAGCGCTGCGCAAGGTGCAGGAACAGGCGCTCAAGCAGAACATCGTCACCCTGCACAACCGTATCAACGAGCTGGGCGTGGCCGAGCCGGTGATTCAGCAGCAGGGTCTGGATCGCATCGTGGTGCAGCTGCCTGGCGTGCAGGACACTGCCAAGGCCAAGGACATTCTGGGCCGTACCGCCACGCTGGAAGTGCGCATGGTCGATGAGTCCACCGAAGCGCGTGGCGCGGAAATGGGCACCGGCCCCGTGCCTTTCGGCTCCGAGAAGTACCTGGACCGCAACGGCCAGGCGGTGATCGTGCAAAAGCAGGTGACGCTGACCGGCGAGAACCTGACCGATGCCCAGCCCGGCTTTGACAGCCAGACCCAGGAGCCCACCGTCAATCTGACGCTGGACGCCAAGGGTGCACGCATCTTCAAGGACGTGACCCGCGAGAACGTGGGCAAGCGCATGGCCATCATCCTGTTCGAAAAGGGCAAGGGCGAGGTGGTGACGGCGCCGGTGATCCGTGGCGAAATCGGTGGCGGCCGGGTGCAGATCTCGGGCCGTATGACGACCCAGGAAGCCAATGACACCTCGCTGCTGCTGCGCGCCGGTTCGCTGGCCGCGCCCATGGAAATCATCGAGGAATACACCATCGGCCCCAGCCTGGGTGCCGACAACATCAACCGCGGTATTCACTCCGTAGTCTGGGGCATGGTGGCGATTGCGGCCTTCATGTGCGTGTACTACATGCTGTTCGGCGTGATCTCCACGATCTCGCTGGGCGTGAACGTGCTGCTGCTGCTGGCCATTCTGTCCATGCTGCAAGCCACGTTGACTCTGCCCGGTATTGCCGCCATGGCCCTGGCGCTGGGCGTGGCCATTGACTCCAACGTGCTGATCAACGAGCGCATCCGCGAGGAATTGCGTGCCGGTGCTTCGCCGCAGGCCGCGATTCATGCCGGCTACGAGCATGCCTGGCACACGATTTTGGACTCCAACGTCACCACGCTGATCGCCGGTCTGGCGCTGCTGGCCTTTGGCTCGGGTGTGGTGCGCGGCTTTGCCGTGGTGCACTGCATTGGCATTCTGACCAGCATGTTCTCGGCCGTGTTCTTCTCGCGCGGTCTGGTCAATCTCTGGTACGGCGGCCGTAAAAAGCTCAAGAGCCTGTCGATTGGTCAGGTCTGGAAGCCTCAGGGCGACGAACACCGCTCTGTGGCCAGCCGCGGCGGCAACAACTAA
- the yajC gene encoding preprotein translocase subunit YajC — protein MFISSAFAQTAPAAAAEGGFMGSLTGMLPLVLMFVVLYFVMIRPQMKRQKEHRSMIDALAKGDEVATAGGIIGTVTRMGEQFLHIEVASGVEVQIQRSAVVQVLPKGTSK, from the coding sequence GTGTTTATCTCTTCCGCTTTCGCCCAGACCGCCCCCGCTGCCGCCGCCGAGGGTGGCTTCATGGGTTCGCTGACCGGCATGCTGCCCTTGGTGTTGATGTTCGTGGTGCTGTACTTTGTGATGATTCGTCCTCAGATGAAGCGTCAAAAGGAACACCGCTCCATGATCGATGCGCTGGCCAAGGGTGACGAAGTCGCTACCGCCGGCGGCATCATCGGTACGGTGACTCGCATGGGCGAGCAATTCCTGCACATCGAAGTGGCTTCCGGCGTGGAAGTGCAGATTCAGCGCTCTGCCGTGGTGCAAGTGTTGCCCAAGGGCACATCCAAGTAA
- a CDS encoding indolepyruvate ferredoxin oxidoreductase family protein, with the protein MNAPLPNEVRKALESVTLDDKYTLERGRAFMSGVQALVRLPMLQRQRDAMAGLNTAGFISGYRGSPLGTYDQSLWAAKKHMEANHIVFQPGVNEELGATAVWGTQQLDLYPDSKKFDGVFGIWYGKGPGVDRCSDVFKHANMAGTAKHGGVIAIAGDDHISKSSTAAHQSDHIFKACGTPVFFPSNVQDILDMGLHAFAMSRFSGLWSGLKTIQEVVESSASIEVDPDRVNIILPEDFQMPPGGLHIRWPDPPLEQEQRLMNYKWYAALAYVRANKLNHNVIESANDRFGIISSGKAYNDTRQALADLGLDEDTCHQLGIRLHKVNVVWPLEATITRDFARGLQEILVVEEKRQVIEYQIKEELYNWNSDVRPNVVGKFSDEHGGEWSLPNPSTDWLLRPNADLTPAIIARAIAQRLKKLGVPGYIEVRMQQRLAVLDAREAAMNAAKADPTGDRTPWFCSGCPHNTSTRVPEGSRAVAGIGCHYMTTWMPDRNTSTFTQMGGEGVTWVGQAPFTKEAHVFANLGDGTYFHSGLLAIRQSIAAGTNITYKLLYNDAVAMTGGQRVGERPEGHSVLQIMNSLLSEGVQKLVIVTDEPQKYAGAKLGEGVSVHHRDELDHIQRQFRELKGCTAIIYDQTCATEKRRRRKRGTMSTPDKTVIINELVCEGCGDCSVQSNCLSVEPVETEFGRKRRINQNSCNKDYSCVKGFCPSFVTVEGGTLKKPKKEKKGNLNSLPAIPDPVLPVAEQAWGIVVAGVGGTGVITIGSLLGMAAHLEGKGVITQDAAGLAQKGGSTWSHIQIANRAEAIYTTKVDMAKADLVIGCDPIVAATPTTMAVMQPGRTFIALNTHASPTAAFVGNPDWQSPDTRCVAVLAQTVGQDSVGSFDAEKAASALLGDSIYANPMMLGYAWQKGRVPLTHASLMRAMELNGVQVANNQAAFEWGRRCAHDLNAVRALYQASQVIQFVKKPSLEEMLAKRVEFLTGYQNAAYAQTYQDFVAQVRAAEAPLNQGTRLSQAVARYLFKLMAYKDEYEVARLHTDAAFTQKIGDMFEGDFKIVHHLAPPAMAKKDDKGHLLKKSYGPWMRKAMGVLAGMKGLRGTALDPFGKTEERKMERALIVEYRQCIETLLAGLTADKLALAVEIASIPEDIRGYGHVKENHLAAARIKWQTLMTRWNAPASLEQPQPVPATV; encoded by the coding sequence ATGAATGCCCCACTACCGAACGAAGTGCGCAAAGCACTCGAATCCGTCACGCTCGACGATAAATACACACTGGAGCGTGGCCGTGCCTTTATGAGCGGCGTACAAGCCCTGGTGCGTCTGCCCATGCTGCAACGCCAGCGCGACGCCATGGCCGGGCTCAATACCGCCGGTTTCATCAGCGGCTATCGCGGCTCGCCGCTGGGCACGTACGACCAGTCCCTGTGGGCGGCCAAAAAGCATATGGAGGCGAACCACATCGTCTTCCAGCCCGGCGTCAACGAGGAGTTGGGCGCCACGGCCGTCTGGGGCACGCAGCAGCTTGATCTCTATCCCGATTCCAAGAAGTTCGACGGCGTGTTCGGCATCTGGTACGGCAAGGGCCCGGGGGTGGACCGCTGCTCCGACGTGTTCAAGCACGCCAATATGGCGGGCACGGCCAAGCATGGCGGCGTGATTGCGATTGCGGGCGACGACCACATCAGCAAGTCCTCCACGGCCGCCCACCAGAGCGATCACATCTTCAAGGCCTGCGGCACGCCGGTGTTCTTTCCCAGCAATGTGCAGGACATTCTGGACATGGGCTTGCATGCCTTTGCCATGAGCCGTTTCTCCGGCCTGTGGTCGGGTCTCAAGACGATTCAGGAGGTGGTGGAGTCCTCTGCCTCCATCGAGGTGGATCCCGATCGCGTCAACATCATCCTGCCCGAAGACTTTCAGATGCCGCCCGGCGGCCTGCATATTCGCTGGCCCGATCCGCCACTGGAGCAGGAACAGCGTCTGATGAACTACAAGTGGTATGCAGCCCTGGCCTATGTGCGCGCCAACAAGCTCAACCACAACGTGATTGAAAGCGCGAACGACCGCTTCGGCATCATCTCCAGCGGCAAGGCCTATAACGACACGCGCCAGGCTCTGGCCGATCTGGGCCTGGACGAAGACACCTGCCATCAGTTGGGCATTCGCCTGCACAAGGTCAACGTGGTCTGGCCGCTGGAAGCCACCATCACCCGCGACTTTGCCCGGGGCCTGCAGGAAATTCTGGTGGTGGAGGAAAAGCGCCAGGTCATCGAATACCAGATCAAGGAAGAGCTGTACAACTGGAACTCCGACGTACGCCCGAATGTGGTGGGCAAGTTCAGCGACGAGCATGGCGGCGAATGGTCGCTGCCCAACCCCAGCACCGACTGGCTGCTGCGCCCCAATGCCGATCTGACGCCGGCCATCATTGCGCGCGCCATTGCCCAGCGCCTGAAGAAACTGGGCGTGCCCGGTTATATCGAGGTGCGCATGCAGCAGCGCCTGGCGGTGCTCGATGCCCGCGAAGCCGCCATGAATGCGGCCAAGGCCGACCCTACGGGCGACCGCACGCCCTGGTTTTGCAGCGGCTGCCCGCACAACACCTCCACCCGCGTGCCCGAAGGTTCGCGCGCCGTGGCCGGTATCGGCTGCCATTACATGACGACCTGGATGCCCGACCGCAATACCAGCACCTTCACGCAAATGGGCGGCGAGGGTGTGACCTGGGTGGGGCAGGCGCCGTTCACCAAGGAGGCGCATGTCTTTGCCAACCTGGGTGACGGCACCTACTTCCACAGCGGCCTGCTGGCGATTCGCCAGAGCATTGCGGCAGGTACCAACATCACCTACAAGCTGCTTTATAACGACGCCGTGGCCATGACGGGCGGCCAGCGCGTGGGCGAGCGGCCCGAGGGCCATTCGGTGCTGCAGATCATGAACAGCCTGCTGTCCGAAGGCGTTCAGAAGCTGGTCATCGTCACCGACGAACCGCAGAAATACGCGGGCGCGAAGCTGGGTGAGGGCGTGAGCGTGCACCACCGCGACGAGCTGGACCACATCCAGCGCCAGTTCCGCGAGCTCAAGGGTTGCACGGCCATCATCTACGACCAGACCTGCGCCACCGAAAAACGCCGCCGCCGCAAACGCGGCACCATGAGCACGCCCGACAAGACGGTGATCATCAACGAGCTGGTCTGCGAAGGCTGTGGCGATTGTTCCGTGCAGTCCAACTGCCTGTCGGTGGAGCCGGTGGAGACCGAATTCGGCCGCAAGCGCCGCATCAACCAGAACAGCTGCAACAAGGATTACTCCTGCGTGAAGGGCTTTTGCCCCAGCTTTGTGACGGTGGAGGGCGGCACGCTCAAAAAGCCCAAGAAGGAGAAAAAAGGCAATCTGAACTCCTTGCCCGCGATTCCCGATCCCGTGCTGCCCGTGGCCGAGCAGGCCTGGGGCATTGTGGTGGCCGGCGTGGGCGGCACGGGCGTGATCACCATCGGCTCATTGCTGGGCATGGCTGCCCACCTTGAAGGCAAGGGCGTCATCACCCAGGATGCGGCAGGTCTGGCGCAAAAAGGCGGCTCCACCTGGAGCCATATCCAGATCGCCAACCGGGCGGAGGCCATCTATACCACCAAGGTGGACATGGCCAAGGCCGATCTGGTGATCGGTTGCGATCCCATCGTGGCGGCCACGCCCACCACCATGGCCGTTATGCAGCCAGGCCGCACCTTTATTGCGCTCAACACCCATGCCTCGCCCACGGCCGCCTTTGTAGGCAATCCGGATTGGCAATCGCCCGATACCCGCTGCGTCGCGGTGCTGGCGCAAACCGTGGGCCAGGACAGCGTGGGCAGCTTCGATGCCGAGAAAGCCGCCTCGGCCTTGCTGGGCGACAGCATTTATGCCAACCCCATGATGCTGGGCTACGCCTGGCAAAAAGGCCGCGTGCCGCTGACCCATGCCTCGCTGATGCGCGCCATGGAACTCAATGGCGTGCAGGTGGCCAACAACCAGGCCGCTTTCGAATGGGGACGCCGCTGCGCCCACGATCTGAATGCGGTGCGCGCCCTGTATCAGGCTTCGCAGGTCATCCAGTTCGTCAAAAAGCCTTCGCTAGAGGAAATGCTGGCCAAGCGGGTGGAATTTCTCACCGGCTACCAGAATGCCGCCTACGCCCAGACCTACCAGGACTTTGTGGCCCAGGTGCGTGCAGCGGAGGCGCCGCTGAACCAGGGCACGCGCCTGTCGCAAGCGGTGGCGCGCTATCTCTTCAAACTCATGGCCTACAAGGACGAGTACGAAGTGGCGCGTCTGCACACCGATGCAGCCTTCACCCAGAAGATTGGCGACATGTTTGAAGGCGACTTCAAGATCGTGCACCACCTGGCGCCGCCTGCCATGGCCAAAAAGGACGACAAGGGCCATCTGCTCAAGAAGTCCTACGGCCCGTGGATGCGCAAGGCCATGGGCGTGCTCGCCGGCATGAAAGGCCTGCGCGGCACGGCGCTGGACCCGTTCGGCAAGACCGAAGAGCGCAAGATGGAGCGCGCCCTGATTGTCGAATACCGTCAGTGCATCGAAACGCTGCTGGCAGGACTGACTGCCGACAAGCTGGCGCTGGCCGTGGAGATTGCCTCCATTCCCGAAGACATCCGCGGCTACGGCCATGTCAAGGAGAACCATCTGGCCGCCGCCCGTATCAAGTGGCAGACCTTGATGACCCGCTGGAATGCCCCGGCTTCGCTGGAACAGCCGCAGCCTGTGCCTGCCACGGTGTAA
- a CDS encoding Lrp/AsnC family transcriptional regulator encodes MNDLDKFDIAILAHLQADARLTNAELAQRVGLSAAPCWRRVRALEEAGYIRGYHADIDRHKIGLGVLAFVRLDAVQTAKSLTQEMEDAIRKLPEVVSCHYISGTGTFELQVVTKDLDSFAQFARNTLLSLPNVKDMQTSFSLGEIKSSPALPLAHLGAMAGQAPGVTKAPVKKRS; translated from the coding sequence GTGAACGATCTGGACAAATTCGACATTGCCATACTGGCCCATCTGCAAGCCGATGCACGACTGACCAATGCCGAACTGGCCCAGCGCGTAGGCCTGTCTGCCGCGCCCTGCTGGCGGCGCGTGCGAGCGCTGGAGGAAGCCGGCTATATCCGCGGCTACCACGCCGATATCGACCGCCACAAAATCGGCCTGGGCGTGCTGGCTTTTGTGCGGCTGGATGCGGTGCAGACGGCCAAATCCCTCACCCAGGAAATGGAAGACGCCATTCGCAAGCTGCCCGAGGTGGTGTCCTGCCACTACATCAGCGGCACCGGCACCTTCGAGCTGCAGGTCGTCACCAAGGATCTGGACAGCTTTGCCCAGTTTGCGCGCAACACGCTGCTGAGTCTGCCCAATGTGAAAGACATGCAGACCAGCTTTTCCCTGGGTGAGATCAAGTCCAGCCCGGCCCTGCCGCTGGCCCATCTGGGCGCGATGGCCGGCCAGGCGCCGGGAGTCACCAAGGCGCCAGTCAAAAAACGCAGCTAA
- a CDS encoding MFS transporter — protein sequence MTAADRAGAAQAAQEEQAKKSADAVWAPLSGPTFRMLWLIWMAANTCMWMNDVAAAWLMTSLTTSPVLVALVQSASTLPVFLLGLPSGALADILDRRRYFIVTQFWVAAVALLLCLAVLSGQMTAHLLLVLTFANGIGLAMRWPVFSALIPELVPKHHLPSAMALNGVAMNASRIIGPLLAGAIIASLGSAWVFVLNAALSIVSAFVLIRWKRAHKENPLGRERLPSAMRVGLQFIKESPRMHAVLARTISYFLQATAVMALLPLTAQRLHGPDADGGANTFTLLLACMGAGAIVGAFFLPRLRQAFSKERLVLLGSVVQALSTLLVAFSPNVYVGAPAMFLSGVALIITANTLGVAAQMALPNWVRARGMSIYQMSIMGGTAAGAALWGQVATMSDVRTSLTVAAVFGVSSMLLVQRLIKDRQIEEDLSPSKAIKRPEFDVPPEAGRVVVIIEYLIDPDRAKDFRALMQESRRSRMRQGALSWHLLHSMSRPERYLEQIVDESWTEHLRRFDRVTADDVALRDRKLAYHRGKEPPLVQRYFADSE from the coding sequence ATGACGGCAGCCGACAGGGCGGGCGCCGCCCAGGCCGCCCAGGAGGAGCAGGCCAAGAAGTCGGCCGATGCCGTCTGGGCGCCGCTGTCCGGCCCCACCTTCCGCATGCTGTGGCTGATCTGGATGGCGGCCAACACCTGCATGTGGATGAACGACGTGGCCGCCGCCTGGTTGATGACCTCGCTGACCACCTCGCCCGTGCTGGTGGCCCTGGTGCAGTCGGCCTCCACCTTGCCGGTGTTTCTGCTGGGCCTGCCCAGCGGCGCGCTGGCCGACATTCTGGACCGGCGCCGCTACTTCATCGTCACCCAGTTCTGGGTGGCTGCCGTGGCCTTGCTGCTGTGTCTGGCCGTGCTCTCGGGCCAGATGACGGCGCATTTGCTGCTGGTGCTGACTTTTGCCAACGGCATCGGTCTGGCCATGCGCTGGCCGGTGTTCTCGGCCCTGATTCCCGAGCTGGTGCCCAAGCACCACCTGCCTTCGGCCATGGCGCTCAACGGCGTGGCCATGAATGCCTCGCGCATCATCGGCCCACTGCTGGCCGGCGCCATCATTGCCAGCCTGGGCAGCGCCTGGGTGTTTGTGCTCAATGCGGCGCTGTCCATCGTTTCCGCCTTTGTGCTGATTCGCTGGAAGCGCGCCCACAAGGAAAATCCGCTGGGCCGCGAGCGCCTGCCCTCGGCCATGCGCGTAGGCCTGCAGTTCATCAAAGAGTCACCGCGCATGCACGCCGTGCTGGCGCGCACCATCTCCTACTTTCTGCAGGCCACGGCCGTGATGGCCCTGCTGCCGCTGACCGCCCAGCGCCTGCACGGGCCGGACGCCGACGGCGGTGCCAACACCTTTACGCTGCTGCTGGCCTGCATGGGCGCGGGTGCCATCGTCGGCGCCTTCTTTCTGCCGCGCCTGCGCCAGGCGTTTTCCAAAGAGCGGCTGGTGCTGCTGGGCTCTGTGGTCCAAGCCCTGTCCACGCTGCTGGTGGCCTTCTCGCCCAATGTCTATGTGGGCGCCCCCGCCATGTTCTTGAGCGGCGTGGCGCTGATCATTACCGCCAATACGCTGGGCGTTGCGGCCCAGATGGCGCTGCCCAACTGGGTGCGGGCACGCGGCATGTCCATCTATCAAATGTCCATCATGGGCGGCACGGCGGCGGGCGCGGCGCTCTGGGGCCAGGTCGCCACCATGAGCGACGTGCGCACCAGCCTGACAGTAGCCGCCGTGTTTGGCGTCAGCTCCATGCTGCTGGTGCAAAGACTGATCAAAGACCGGCAGATCGAAGAGGATCTGAGCCCGTCCAAGGCCATCAAGCGCCCCGAATTCGATGTGCCGCCCGAGGCCGGCCGCGTGGTGGTGATCATCGAGTACCTGATCGATCCGGACCGGGCCAAGGATTTCCGCGCCCTGATGCAGGAAAGCCGCCGCAGCCGCATGCGCCAGGGCGCGCTGTCCTGGCATTTGCTGCACAGCATGAGCCGCCCGGAGCGCTATCTGGAGCAGATCGTTGACGAATCCTGGACCGAGCACCTTCGCCGCTTTGACCGCGTCACGGCCGACGACGTGGCGCTGCGCGACCGCAAACTGGCCTACCACCGGGGCAAGGAGCCGCCGCTGGTGCAGCGCTACTTTGCCGACTCGGAGTAA
- a CDS encoding MltA domain-containing protein, protein MNFHLLRHALMALIVGTLVACTTTPQQNDPSPVPDLQPHGGTATPRPPIATNTPTKSRWVPVDWSELPGVQQDSFTEAWNGWIKNCERPNTVFAGLCTEVRRLSIAGEDEQRNWMMSQLQPYRIEASTGGPDGLLTSYYEPVFDARRVQGDGFNVPLYQTPASLGKRKPWYTRQQIESLPEAQSALSGRAIAWLRDPVDAMVLHIQGSGRLNLTEPDGRQRMVRMAYAGTNDQPYKSVGRWLLDRNLVRDATWPGISAWIAANPSRVNEMLWSNPRYVFFREEELNPLDAQFGPKGAQGVALTPGRSIAVDRNSIPYGTPVWLSTPGPTVALNRLVFAQDTGSAILGAVRADFFMGWGPEAGDLAGRVKQNLRLWAFWPKSQAGSAPHLR, encoded by the coding sequence ATGAATTTCCATCTCCTGCGCCATGCCTTGATGGCGCTGATTGTAGGGACCCTGGTGGCCTGCACCACCACCCCGCAGCAGAACGATCCCTCGCCGGTTCCGGATTTGCAGCCCCATGGCGGCACCGCCACGCCACGCCCGCCGATTGCCACCAACACGCCGACCAAGAGCCGCTGGGTGCCGGTGGACTGGTCCGAACTGCCTGGCGTGCAACAGGATTCGTTCACCGAAGCCTGGAATGGCTGGATCAAGAATTGCGAGCGCCCCAATACCGTGTTTGCGGGCCTGTGCACCGAGGTGCGCCGCCTGAGCATTGCCGGCGAGGATGAACAGCGCAACTGGATGATGTCCCAGCTGCAGCCTTATCGCATCGAGGCCAGCACGGGTGGCCCCGACGGCTTGCTGACCTCGTACTACGAGCCCGTGTTCGACGCGCGCCGGGTGCAGGGCGATGGCTTCAACGTGCCGCTCTACCAGACGCCGGCCAGCCTGGGCAAGCGCAAGCCCTGGTACACGCGCCAGCAGATCGAGTCGCTGCCTGAAGCGCAGTCCGCTCTCTCGGGGCGTGCGATTGCCTGGCTGCGCGATCCTGTTGATGCCATGGTGTTGCACATCCAGGGCTCGGGCCGTCTGAACCTGACCGAGCCCGATGGCCGTCAGCGCATGGTGCGCATGGCTTATGCAGGCACCAACGACCAGCCTTACAAGAGCGTGGGCCGCTGGCTGCTGGACCGCAATCTGGTGCGCGATGCCACCTGGCCAGGCATCAGTGCCTGGATTGCCGCCAACCCCTCGCGCGTGAACGAGATGCTGTGGAGCAACCCGCGTTATGTGTTCTTCCGCGAGGAAGAACTCAACCCCCTGGATGCGCAATTCGGCCCCAAGGGCGCGCAAGGCGTGGCGCTGACGCCCGGACGCTCGATTGCCGTGGATCGCAACAGCATTCCCTATGGCACGCCGGTCTGGTTGTCCACTCCCGGGCCCACCGTGGCGCTCAACCGACTGGTGTTTGCCCAGGACACGGGCAGCGCCATTCTGGGTGCCGTGCGTGCCGACTTCTTCATGGGCTGGGGTCCGGAAGCCGGAGATCTGGCCGGACGTGTGAAGCAGAACCTGCGCCTGTGGGCCTTCTGGCCCAAGAGCCAGGCGGGCAGCGCACCGCATCTGCGCTGA
- a CDS encoding OmpA family protein — translation MRKNLAVTAALASALLIAGCANTGGMSDTTRRTATGAGVGALGGAAIGAIAGGHAGQGALIGAGVGALGSYIWSKNLEKQKAEMEAATQGTGVGVTQTADNQLKLDIPSDISFDTGRSDIKGNFAPILDRFADGLRNNPNAEVRIIGHTDSTGSDAINDPLSLRRAESTRNYLTMRGVGGTRIQVQGMGSRQPVASNDSADGRARNRRVEIFVGERAR, via the coding sequence ATGCGTAAAAATCTGGCCGTAACGGCTGCTCTGGCCTCTGCACTGTTGATCGCCGGCTGTGCCAACACCGGCGGCATGTCCGACACCACGCGCCGCACGGCCACCGGTGCGGGCGTGGGCGCACTCGGCGGTGCAGCCATTGGCGCCATCGCTGGCGGCCATGCGGGCCAGGGAGCCCTGATCGGCGCCGGCGTGGGCGCTCTGGGCTCCTACATCTGGTCCAAGAATCTGGAAAAGCAGAAAGCCGAAATGGAAGCCGCCACCCAGGGCACCGGCGTGGGCGTGACCCAGACCGCCGACAACCAGCTCAAGCTGGACATTCCCAGCGATATCTCGTTTGACACCGGCCGCTCCGACATCAAGGGCAACTTTGCCCCCATCCTGGATCGCTTTGCCGACGGCCTGCGCAACAACCCCAATGCGGAAGTGCGCATCATCGGCCACACCGACAGCACGGGCTCCGACGCCATCAACGACCCGCTGTCGCTGCGTCGCGCCGAATCCACCCGCAACTACCTGACCATGCGTGGCGTGGGCGGCACCCGCATTCAGGTGCAAGGCATGGGCTCGCGCCAGCCCGTGGCCTCCAACGACTCGGCTGACGGCCGCGCACGCAACCGCCGCGTGGAAATCTTTGTGGGCGAACGAGCCCGTTAA
- a CDS encoding response regulator, whose amino-acid sequence MEPVTDATVYIVDDDADVREALAWLLRSRRLLSECYPSAEAFELMLQTQSAVRRPCCLLLDMRMTGMSGLSLFNLMLERGQTDAMPVIFLTGHADVPTAVDTVKRGAFDFCEKPFSDNALVDRIEQALAKSGEFLQAKQAREAVRCRLKELTEREQDVMRLVVEGVPNKLIADQLDISVRTVEVHRARVFDKMQVKSAVELANLLRTP is encoded by the coding sequence ATGGAACCAGTAACTGACGCCACTGTCTACATTGTGGATGACGATGCCGATGTGCGCGAAGCCTTGGCATGGCTGCTGCGTTCGCGCCGTCTGCTCAGCGAATGCTATCCCAGTGCCGAAGCCTTCGAGCTCATGCTGCAGACCCAGTCCGCAGTGCGCCGCCCTTGCTGCCTGCTGTTGGACATGCGCATGACGGGCATGAGCGGCCTGTCGCTGTTCAACCTCATGCTCGAGCGCGGCCAGACCGATGCCATGCCGGTGATCTTCCTCACCGGCCATGCCGATGTGCCCACGGCCGTGGATACGGTCAAGCGTGGTGCGTTTGATTTCTGTGAAAAGCCGTTTTCCGATAACGCCTTGGTCGACCGGATCGAGCAGGCGCTGGCCAAATCCGGCGAGTTCCTGCAGGCCAAGCAGGCGAGGGAGGCGGTGCGCTGCCGACTCAAGGAACTGACCGAGCGCGAACAGGACGTGATGCGCCTGGTGGTGGAAGGCGTGCCCAACAAGCTGATTGCCGATCAGCTCGATATCAGCGTGCGCACGGTGGAAGTGCACCGGGCCCGCGTGTTCGACAAGATGCAGGTCAAATCGGCGGTGGAACTGGCGAATCTTTTAAGAACCCCCTGA